One genomic window of bacterium Scap17 includes the following:
- a CDS encoding ABC transporter permease subunit: MSAVDASRMQRRRLRHDRLASLWLTAAGLGVMVIVVVMLAYLVSVSWPLLKSASVTSLPQQALEQQVSDQQMPAAQTEPDWLSDPDGLSALPDMPLAARDGLPPVLASDDSTADLRTSPLSGVWLADDRLQVVQQSAAGVRLRGSAIEVPAGLERRQASLMLSRDQLWLRIPYEEGDGLWLARLALSSPHASAGALEDDAASQTPLSEWQQQWLPGPARLSSQQGRLLVTADRDGFTQWQLSEASTGTKPLARKLAHHAMASSASASSPAITALSVLRGGRSLIVGDAAGGLTHYLLPAHAQPLVKAGVFDSGLSAPVVTMAAAHHSLGFAALDANGRLGLYLATSERRRQVLDWLDATRVAAGVALEFDNDDRRLLASASREARLPGQLAQDAPLGALGKAYAGLAIHDPHQAVGLDAIFGKVWYEGRAAPEWIWQLESTGTHEPRLSLVPIMWGTLKAALVGLLFAVPLGLGCAIHVACFMAPRQRSRIKPLLEMMEALPTVVIGFIAALVVAPFVERELMAVLLGLVLIPLGTMVAGFLWTLSPRAWRNLLPENMAAFGLLPLLFVLLWLDVTIAGQVEQWWFDGDLRQWLFSHYGIDYAQRNTLVTGMALGLAVMPTLFTLSEDALSSVPRGLAAGSAALGATPWQSLRRVILPAAAVGLFSAMMIGMGRAVGETMIVLMVAGNTPLVDASLFEGLRSLAATLAIELPEAEVGSSHYRLLFLAALALFVFTFVVNTLAEVLRQRFTPPNQGSWG, from the coding sequence ATGTCGGCAGTTGATGCCTCCCGAATGCAGCGTCGTCGTCTGCGGCATGACCGTCTTGCCAGTCTGTGGCTGACAGCGGCCGGGCTGGGCGTGATGGTCATCGTCGTCGTGATGCTGGCCTATCTGGTCAGCGTGTCATGGCCGCTGCTCAAGTCCGCCAGCGTCACGTCGCTTCCTCAGCAGGCGCTCGAACAGCAAGTGAGCGACCAGCAGATGCCTGCCGCTCAGACCGAACCTGACTGGCTGTCCGATCCTGACGGGCTGAGCGCCTTGCCTGACATGCCGCTTGCCGCGCGTGACGGGCTGCCTCCCGTGCTGGCCAGTGATGATTCGACGGCGGACTTGCGCACCTCGCCGCTGTCGGGTGTCTGGCTCGCGGATGATCGTCTGCAGGTGGTACAGCAGTCCGCCGCTGGCGTGCGCCTGCGCGGCAGTGCCATCGAGGTTCCCGCAGGGCTTGAGCGCCGTCAGGCAAGCCTGATGCTCAGCCGTGACCAGCTGTGGCTGCGCATTCCGTACGAGGAGGGCGATGGTCTGTGGTTGGCGCGTCTGGCCTTGTCATCTCCACACGCCTCCGCAGGCGCGCTGGAGGATGATGCAGCAAGCCAGACTCCGCTCTCCGAGTGGCAGCAGCAGTGGTTGCCGGGCCCGGCCAGGCTGTCTTCGCAGCAGGGGCGTCTGCTGGTCACCGCTGACCGCGATGGCTTCACCCAGTGGCAACTGAGCGAGGCCTCCACCGGGACCAAGCCGCTGGCGCGCAAGTTGGCACATCACGCTATGGCCTCTTCTGCCTCCGCGTCATCGCCGGCGATCACCGCGCTCAGCGTCCTGCGTGGCGGTAGAAGCCTGATCGTCGGGGACGCGGCAGGTGGCCTGACCCATTACCTGTTGCCGGCGCACGCGCAGCCGCTGGTCAAGGCCGGCGTCTTTGACAGTGGCCTGTCGGCGCCGGTGGTGACGATGGCGGCTGCCCATCACAGCCTCGGCTTTGCCGCGCTGGACGCCAACGGCCGCCTTGGCCTCTATCTGGCCACCAGCGAGCGTCGCCGTCAGGTGCTGGACTGGCTGGATGCCACCCGGGTCGCGGCAGGCGTAGCGCTGGAATTCGACAATGATGACCGCCGCTTGCTGGCGTCGGCGTCCCGGGAGGCAAGGCTGCCTGGCCAGCTCGCTCAGGACGCGCCGCTGGGGGCGCTGGGCAAGGCCTATGCCGGGCTTGCGATACACGACCCGCATCAGGCCGTCGGGCTCGACGCCATCTTCGGCAAGGTCTGGTACGAGGGGCGCGCTGCGCCGGAGTGGATCTGGCAGCTGGAGAGCACCGGCACCCACGAACCCCGTCTGTCGCTGGTGCCCATCATGTGGGGCACGCTCAAGGCGGCGCTGGTCGGGCTGCTGTTTGCCGTGCCGTTGGGGCTCGGCTGTGCCATCCATGTCGCCTGCTTCATGGCGCCGCGCCAGCGTTCCCGCATCAAGCCGCTGCTGGAGATGATGGAGGCACTGCCGACCGTGGTGATCGGCTTCATCGCCGCCCTGGTGGTCGCGCCCTTCGTCGAGCGTGAGCTGATGGCGGTGTTGCTGGGGCTGGTCCTGATTCCGCTGGGCACCATGGTGGCGGGCTTCCTGTGGACCCTGTCGCCGCGCGCATGGCGCAATCTGCTGCCGGAAAACATGGCGGCCTTCGGGCTGTTGCCGCTGCTGTTCGTGCTGCTGTGGCTGGATGTGACCATCGCCGGCCAGGTCGAGCAGTGGTGGTTCGACGGCGACCTCCGTCAGTGGCTGTTCAGCCACTACGGCATCGATTATGCCCAGCGCAATACCCTGGTGACCGGCATGGCGTTGGGGCTGGCGGTGATGCCGACCCTGTTCACGCTCAGTGAGGATGCCCTCTCGTCGGTGCCGCGTGGCCTGGCCGCCGGCTCTGCGGCGCTGGGCGCGACGCCCTGGCAGAGCCTGCGCCGCGTCATCCTGCCAGCCGCTGCGGTCGGGCTGTTCTCGGCGATGATGATCGGCATGGGGCGTGCCGTCGGTGAGACGATGATCGTGCTGATGGTGGCCGGCAATACGCCGCTGGTGGATGCCAGCCTGTTCGAGGGCCTTCGCTCACTGGCCGCGACCCTGGCCATCGAGCTGCCAGAGGCCGAGGTCGGCAGCAGCCACTACCGCTTGCTGTTCCTCGCTGCCCTGGCATTGTTCGTCTTCACCTTCGTGGTCAATACGCTGGCGGAAGTGCTGCGACAGCGCTTCACGCCGCCCAATCAGGGGAGCTGGGGATGA